GTGCTAATATTGATTGAGGGATTTAGCTTTGCTGAAATGTGATATGTCATGATATATCATGACACGTTGTTTCATTTCTTCTCTTTTCTTCAATTTCTTTCCCGAAAAATAAAAATGGCTCCCCGGGCCGGGCTCGAACCAGCGACCTGGTGGTTAACAGCCACCCGCTCTACCAGCTGAGCTACCGGGGAGCTTTGCTGAGACATAATATAGGAAGACCACTTGGAGGTGTCAAGGGGTTTTGCGAAAATTTTGCTACAAATTTCAAAAACTGGAGGAAAGCTTTGAAAAAAGCTATCTTTCTAGATAGAGATAACACATTGATAAAGGACGATGGATACATTCACGAACCGGAAAAGGTAGAACTCTTAGAAGGAGTTCCTGAAGGGCTAAAGCTCCTAAAGGAAAAAGGATACCTTTTAATTGTTGTTAGTAATCAATCAGGAATCGGAAGAGGATACTTTGAAGAAAAAGATTTTCACGCAGTAAATAGAAGGCTACAGGAACTCTTAAAACCTTACCATGTTCAAATAGACGACTTTTTCTTCTGCCCTCACCACCCTAATGATAACTGTAACTGTAGGAAACCTAAAACTGGTATGGTTGAAAAAGCAGTTAAGAAGTGGAACATTGATCTATCAAAAAGTTTTGTTATTGGAGATAAAGAAATAGATGTTATGTTAGCCTTTAACTCTAGATGTAGAGGAGGAATACTAGTAGGAGAAAAACCTTTTGAAAACTTCTTTTTAGCAGCTAAGCACATTGTAGAGTTAGAGGAGGAAGAAGCGTGAAACTCTACACAAGAATAAAAAGAGAACCTAAGGATTTTATCGTAGAGGAAATACCTATACTCTCACCTCAAGAGAGTGGGAACTACTGGTTTATAAAGCTTAAAAAGTCTAACGTTTCAACTTTAGAAGCACTAAGAATTATCTCAAGATTTCTAAAAGTTCCACTAAGAAAAGTTGGATTTGCAGGTTTAAAAGATAGATACGCTATTACTAAACAATATTTAACTATACCTTGCGAGTTTGAAGTAGAAAACAAGTGTTTCAAGTTTGTTAAAAACCGTTTTGTAGAGTGTAGCTCTGTAAATTTTGAGAAAGAAATGGGTTTCTGCATAGAAATTTTAGGAAAAGTTAACCGTCCTTTAACTTTGGGAGATTTAAAAGGGAACAGGTTTACGTTAACAGTTAGAAACTTTGAAAAGAACTTAAGAGAAAGGTTTTACAGAAACCTTGAGATAGCAAAAAGGTTTGGTTTTCCAAACTACTTTGGAGAACAGCGGTTTGGAAGCGTAAAAAGCAGAGACGATTTTGTTCTAAGGTACATTTTACGGGGAGACTACGATAGTGCATTAAGGAGTTACTTCTTTGGAAAATCTTCTGTCGATTATTGGGGAGATTGGAGAAGACTTTACAAAACTCTCTCTCCTGCTCTTGAAGAGTACGAAAAAGACC
The nucleotide sequence above comes from Desulfurobacteriaceae bacterium. Encoded proteins:
- the truD gene encoding tRNA pseudouridine(13) synthase TruD, producing MKLYTRIKREPKDFIVEEIPILSPQESGNYWFIKLKKSNVSTLEALRIISRFLKVPLRKVGFAGLKDRYAITKQYLTIPCEFEVENKCFKFVKNRFVECSSVNFEKEMGFCIEILGKVNRPLTLGDLKGNRFTLTVRNFEKNLRERFYRNLEIAKRFGFPNYFGEQRFGSVKSRDDFVLRYILRGDYDSALRSYFFGKSSVDYWGDWRRLYKTLSPALEEYEKDLIRGLMRGLTPEKAFRILPKNVRLMFNFAFQSFLWNETLREYIEAKYPFERVPFINNWKLSYYLHVHDIEYLKELQIPYTGKEHKIKDPVLKKAINKVFKKYEVKEEWFDKEAGGMIVMTDGLRKAIVYPKDFKVLEKTKRTIKIRFSLPSGAYATVLMRFLLKV
- a CDS encoding HAD family hydrolase translates to MKKAIFLDRDNTLIKDDGYIHEPEKVELLEGVPEGLKLLKEKGYLLIVVSNQSGIGRGYFEEKDFHAVNRRLQELLKPYHVQIDDFFFCPHHPNDNCNCRKPKTGMVEKAVKKWNIDLSKSFVIGDKEIDVMLAFNSRCRGGILVGEKPFENFFLAAKHIVELEEEEA